In Alteribacter lacisalsi, a genomic segment contains:
- a CDS encoding glycine C-acetyltransferase: MKGFEYLQDELKSMKDEGVFRSLVPLESDQGAKVVINGKELIQLSSNNYLGLTAHPKMKKAAIDAVEQYGAGTGSVRTIAGTFSMHNDFEEKLAEFKHTEATLVLQSGFTANQAILSSILTKDDVVISDELNHASIIDGIRLTKAARKIYKHVDLDSLEEALKESGEYRKRLVVTDGVFSMDGNIAPLKEIVELCEKYDALIMVDDAHASGVLGRNGRGTVDHFDLNGRVHIQVGTLSKAIGVLGGYVASTQAVRDYLIHKGRPFLFSTSHPPAVTAACSAAVDVLLEEPELIDRLWKNTEFFKKGLEKLGFDTGKSDTPITPVIVGGETKAHQLSDKLRDYGVFAQSIAFPTVAKGQARVRTIVTAQHSEELLQEALDAFAKAGKELDII; this comes from the coding sequence GTGAAAGGATTTGAATATCTTCAGGACGAACTCAAGTCCATGAAAGACGAAGGGGTCTTCCGTTCGCTCGTACCGCTTGAATCAGACCAGGGGGCAAAAGTTGTCATCAATGGTAAAGAACTGATTCAGCTATCTTCAAACAATTACCTCGGGCTTACTGCTCATCCGAAAATGAAAAAAGCAGCGATTGATGCAGTTGAACAATACGGTGCGGGAACGGGGTCTGTACGGACGATTGCCGGGACCTTTTCCATGCATAACGACTTTGAGGAAAAGCTGGCCGAATTCAAGCATACCGAAGCGACACTTGTGCTTCAGTCCGGGTTTACAGCCAATCAGGCCATCCTGAGTTCCATTCTCACGAAAGACGATGTGGTTATTTCCGATGAGCTCAATCACGCTTCCATTATTGATGGGATCCGGCTGACAAAAGCAGCGAGAAAAATCTACAAGCATGTGGATCTTGACAGTCTTGAAGAAGCGCTGAAGGAAAGCGGCGAATACCGTAAACGTCTCGTTGTTACCGATGGCGTGTTCTCTATGGACGGTAATATTGCCCCGCTTAAGGAAATTGTTGAGCTCTGCGAAAAGTACGATGCACTGATCATGGTGGACGATGCCCATGCAAGCGGTGTGCTTGGAAGGAATGGACGGGGAACTGTCGATCATTTCGACCTAAACGGGCGCGTTCACATCCAGGTTGGAACACTTTCAAAAGCGATTGGTGTATTAGGCGGCTATGTGGCAAGTACACAGGCTGTAAGAGACTACCTGATTCATAAAGGACGCCCGTTCCTCTTCAGCACATCCCATCCGCCTGCAGTAACTGCAGCATGCTCAGCCGCAGTGGATGTTCTTCTCGAAGAGCCTGAACTGATTGACCGTCTATGGAAAAATACTGAGTTCTTTAAAAAGGGACTTGAAAAGCTCGGTTTTGATACCGGGAAGAGTGATACACCAATTACACCGGTAATCGTCGGGGGAGAAACAAAAGCCCACCAGCTTTCCGACAAGCTCCGTGATTATGGGGTATTTGCTCAAAGCATTGCTTTCCCGACAGTAGCAAAAGGCCAGGCGCGTGTCCGAACGATTGTTACGGCACAGCATTCGGAAGAGCTACTTCAGGAAGCACTCGATGCCTTTGCAAAAGCCGGGAAAGAACTGGATATTATTTAA
- a CDS encoding C40 family peptidase, whose translation MKGRNGLAAVLLIAAAGSAVLYVQSGDRFSGVQPAIEDDSESPAEIRDYGELDYSTEQLLDQAYALKGIPFESGGKEPGTGFNSSGFVQYVFQEATGIRMPRIAAHQNDLGDNIPFDDLIPGDLVFFKNESLMSGIYMGDGEFMTVSLSGGTEILSFEKDRFWTEHFAGARRLTEEEKEALHPSTYSGHDHPAVKEAVQYLDTPYLFGGTDREGLDCSFLVQEVFRESLGVYLPRVSRDQFRVGENVALDDLQAGDVLYFSDIDSAKVETAGQVTHTGIYLGNDFMIHASRTEEMTQISYLNDYWNEAFTGARRF comes from the coding sequence ATGAAGGGGCGAAATGGTCTGGCAGCTGTTCTTTTGATCGCCGCTGCCGGTTCTGCTGTCCTGTACGTTCAATCGGGAGATCGTTTTTCCGGGGTGCAGCCGGCAATAGAGGATGACAGTGAAAGTCCGGCAGAAATAAGAGATTACGGAGAGCTTGATTACAGCACGGAGCAGCTGCTTGATCAGGCATACGCACTGAAAGGCATACCGTTTGAGTCCGGAGGTAAAGAACCCGGAACCGGGTTTAATTCATCCGGTTTTGTGCAGTATGTGTTTCAGGAAGCCACCGGAATCCGCATGCCCCGTATTGCCGCCCATCAGAACGATCTTGGAGACAATATCCCATTTGATGACCTTATTCCCGGTGATCTTGTATTCTTTAAGAATGAGTCACTCATGAGCGGTATTTATATGGGAGACGGTGAGTTTATGACAGTTTCATTGAGTGGCGGGACAGAAATTCTCTCGTTTGAAAAAGATCGTTTCTGGACCGAGCATTTCGCCGGAGCCCGGCGACTGACTGAAGAGGAAAAAGAGGCTCTGCACCCTTCCACATACAGCGGGCATGATCATCCCGCCGTAAAAGAAGCAGTGCAGTATCTGGACACACCGTACCTGTTTGGAGGCACAGACAGGGAAGGACTTGACTGTTCTTTTCTCGTTCAGGAAGTATTCCGCGAAAGCCTTGGGGTTTATCTGCCTCGGGTAAGCAGGGACCAGTTCAGGGTCGGTGAAAATGTGGCCCTGGACGATCTTCAGGCGGGAGACGTACTTTATTTTTCCGATATTGATTCTGCTAAAGTTGAGACAGCCGGACAAGTGACCCATACAGGTATTTATCTGGGCAATGATTTTATGATTCACGCAAGCAGAACGGAGGAAATGACGCAGATTTCCTATCTTAATGATTACTGGAACGAGGCTTTTACAGGGGCCAGACGGTTTTAA
- the miaB gene encoding tRNA (N6-isopentenyl adenosine(37)-C2)-methylthiotransferase MiaB has translation MNEEQRKFQKQNEESPSSTDKKSAKEKDYSQYFQTTYVPPNLKQAKKRGKENVEIHYDFEIPEQMRGIGTGKKFLIRTYGCQMNEHDSENMAGILLDMGFESTALAEEADVILINTCAIRENAENKVFGEIGNLKNMKLERPEMIIGVCGCMSQEESVVNRIMQKHQQVDLIFGTHNIHRLPNLLNDAIMSKEMVVEVWSKEGDIIESMPRARKGQIQGWVNIMYGCDKFCTYCIVPYTRGKERSRRPEDIIEEVRHLARNGYKEITLLGQNVNAYGKDLADVDYGLGDLMDEIRKIDIPRVRFTTSHPRDFDDHLIDVLAKGGNLVEHIHLPVQSGSSQVLKLMARKYTRESYVELAKKIKKAIPHASFTTDIIVGFPNETEEQFEETMSLVREMEFDSAFTYIYSPRDGTPAAKMEDNVPHKVKRKRLARLNELVNELSARKNKMLEGQVMEVLVEGKSRKDPETLAGRTRTNRLVNFKAPESCIGELVNVKITEAKTWSLNGQAVETAEVK, from the coding sequence ATGAATGAAGAACAGCGAAAGTTTCAGAAGCAAAATGAGGAAAGCCCTTCTTCCACGGACAAAAAATCCGCGAAGGAAAAGGACTATTCCCAGTATTTTCAGACCACTTACGTTCCCCCGAACCTGAAGCAGGCAAAAAAAAGAGGGAAGGAAAACGTGGAGATTCACTATGATTTTGAAATTCCGGAGCAGATGCGGGGCATTGGAACAGGAAAGAAGTTTCTGATCCGTACGTACGGCTGTCAAATGAATGAACATGACAGTGAAAACATGGCCGGGATCCTCCTTGATATGGGCTTTGAATCCACCGCTCTCGCAGAAGAGGCGGATGTCATCCTGATTAACACATGTGCAATTCGGGAAAATGCCGAGAACAAAGTTTTCGGTGAAATCGGCAACCTGAAAAATATGAAGCTCGAGCGGCCGGAGATGATTATCGGGGTGTGCGGCTGCATGTCCCAGGAGGAATCAGTTGTAAACCGGATTATGCAGAAGCACCAACAGGTGGATTTGATTTTCGGTACTCACAACATTCACCGCCTGCCGAACCTGCTGAATGATGCGATCATGAGCAAGGAAATGGTTGTGGAAGTCTGGTCCAAAGAAGGCGACATCATTGAGAGCATGCCTCGGGCCAGAAAAGGCCAGATTCAGGGCTGGGTAAATATTATGTACGGCTGTGATAAATTCTGCACCTACTGCATTGTGCCGTATACAAGAGGCAAGGAACGAAGCCGCAGGCCGGAAGATATTATTGAAGAGGTACGCCACCTTGCCAGGAACGGCTACAAGGAAATTACCCTTCTCGGCCAGAATGTGAACGCCTATGGAAAAGATCTGGCAGATGTGGATTACGGCCTTGGTGATCTGATGGATGAGATCAGAAAAATTGATATTCCGAGAGTCCGTTTTACCACCAGTCATCCCCGGGACTTTGATGATCACCTGATTGACGTGCTTGCCAAAGGGGGTAACCTGGTCGAACACATCCATCTGCCGGTACAGAGCGGCAGCAGCCAGGTACTAAAACTCATGGCAAGAAAGTATACACGTGAATCCTATGTGGAACTGGCGAAAAAAATCAAAAAGGCGATTCCTCATGCATCCTTTACGACAGACATTATTGTCGGTTTCCCAAATGAAACGGAGGAGCAGTTTGAAGAAACTATGTCACTGGTGCGTGAAATGGAGTTTGACAGTGCCTTTACGTACATTTATTCGCCGCGGGACGGCACACCCGCTGCCAAGATGGAAGATAACGTTCCGCACAAAGTAAAACGGAAGCGTCTTGCCCGATTAAATGAGCTTGTCAATGAGCTGTCGGCCAGAAAAAACAAAATGCTTGAAGGTCAGGTTATGGAAGTGCTGGTTGAAGGAAAAAGCCGGAAGGATCCGGAAACACTCGCCGGCCGGACACGCACCAACCGTCTTGTAAACTTTAAGGCACCTGAGTCTTGCATTGGAGAGCTTGTCAACGTTAAAATAACAGAAGCGAAAACCTGGTCGCTGAACGGTCAGGCAGTCGAAACTGCAGAGGTGAAATAG
- a CDS encoding RicAFT regulatory complex protein RicA family protein encodes MAHTKNQVIEKARELARVMAETEEVDFFKRAELQINENVRVQEIIAKIKALQKEAVNLQHYNKTEALKKTEAKIDALQDELDEIPIVKEFKQSQTEVNGLLQFVSTTISNAVTDEIIKSTGGDVLKGTTTKSPFNSGC; translated from the coding sequence ATGGCACATACAAAAAACCAAGTCATTGAAAAAGCCCGGGAACTGGCGAGAGTAATGGCGGAAACAGAAGAAGTGGATTTCTTTAAGCGGGCAGAGCTTCAGATCAACGAGAACGTCCGGGTTCAGGAAATCATTGCGAAGATTAAAGCACTCCAGAAAGAAGCTGTAAATCTGCAACATTACAATAAAACAGAAGCACTTAAAAAGACAGAAGCAAAAATTGACGCGCTTCAGGATGAATTGGATGAAATTCCGATTGTAAAAGAGTTTAAGCAGTCCCAGACTGAAGTAAATGGGCTGCTGCAGTTTGTCTCTACGACAATTTCCAATGCCGTTACGGATGAAATTATTAAGTCCACCGGCGGGGATGTATTAAAAGGAACAACAACAAAGAGTCCGTTTAACTCCGGATGCTGA
- a CDS encoding outer spore coat protein CotE yields MSAADKELNYREIITKAVCGKGRKFSQASHDITPSHTPTSILGCWIINHKYDAEKKGDAVEVNGRYDINIWYSYSNNTKTNVATETVSYTDIVPLAMQDKNVLSDDIDVLARAIQQPNTLEATIAANAADVNVQVEREFVVEVIGETKVCVYCNPDFSGDDWDSKVWDYDVEDEAFEDLDPNFLMGDLEE; encoded by the coding sequence ATGTCAGCAGCAGACAAAGAGCTGAATTACAGAGAGATTATTACCAAGGCTGTATGCGGAAAAGGGAGAAAGTTTTCTCAGGCAAGCCACGACATTACCCCGTCCCATACGCCTACGAGTATTCTGGGGTGCTGGATCATCAATCACAAGTACGACGCAGAGAAAAAGGGAGACGCTGTGGAGGTAAACGGAAGATATGATATTAATATCTGGTATTCCTACAGCAATAACACAAAGACCAATGTAGCCACCGAAACGGTCTCCTACACCGATATTGTTCCTCTTGCAATGCAGGATAAAAACGTTCTGTCAGATGACATCGACGTCCTGGCAAGAGCCATTCAGCAGCCCAATACATTGGAAGCGACGATTGCTGCAAACGCAGCCGACGTTAATGTACAGGTGGAGAGGGAGTTTGTGGTTGAAGTCATAGGCGAAACAAAAGTCTGTGTCTACTGCAACCCGGATTTCTCCGGCGATGACTGGGATTCGAAAGTCTGGGACTACGATGTAGAGGACGAAGCGTTTGAAGATCTCGATCCAAACTTCCTGATGGGAGACCTGGAAGAATAA
- a CDS encoding putative amidoligase domain-containing protein, protein MENLAAYGIRKQGPDRGLLRIRVTGYEYTVVQILVYPPHAEKGISESFRQAGSRYKGREMVETAMRAAFAHQVPFYCAEVQRKGKDIYLTDITKAEEVELNRASSGEQGSVTFGADAEYMLKNMRTGRLKALPVNSGEAENEADGALIRHGYAFSKPVFELHPDPAKSGEELYQNLIMKKKKLMHAARKSGAQVTSGANPHGRFMLGGHFHFGNKAPSFNKTAELDAYLAIPYCLIEQRNDAVRRMAGQGFLGNVRVNCFGGFEYRTLSSWVERLDEAEPLFCYLDWLIRKESLVHPPLEPGVLKAYYHDDKKELYLYSERLYSRLTAGLNSEKEKEIISRFFDWIEHFYSK, encoded by the coding sequence ATGGAGAACCTTGCAGCCTACGGTATTAGAAAACAGGGACCTGACCGGGGTCTCCTGCGGATCCGTGTCACGGGGTATGAGTACACAGTTGTTCAAATTCTTGTTTATCCTCCTCACGCGGAAAAAGGAATATCAGAATCTTTCAGACAGGCAGGGAGCCGCTATAAAGGACGGGAAATGGTTGAAACAGCTATGCGGGCAGCTTTTGCTCATCAGGTGCCATTCTATTGTGCTGAGGTTCAGCGCAAAGGAAAAGACATTTATCTGACTGACATTACAAAAGCAGAAGAGGTTGAATTGAACCGCGCCAGTTCCGGGGAGCAGGGCTCAGTCACGTTCGGGGCAGATGCGGAATACATGCTGAAGAATATGCGGACGGGAAGACTCAAAGCCCTCCCTGTAAATTCCGGCGAAGCTGAAAACGAAGCTGACGGTGCGCTGATCCGCCACGGATACGCATTTTCAAAACCTGTATTTGAACTTCATCCCGATCCGGCAAAATCCGGTGAAGAGCTTTATCAGAACCTGATTATGAAGAAAAAGAAACTCATGCACGCAGCCAGAAAATCGGGAGCGCAGGTAACCAGCGGGGCAAATCCCCACGGCCGGTTTATGCTCGGCGGTCATTTCCATTTCGGAAACAAAGCCCCATCCTTTAACAAAACTGCAGAGCTGGATGCGTATCTTGCTATACCCTATTGCCTCATTGAACAGAGGAACGACGCGGTGAGGAGAATGGCCGGGCAGGGATTTCTCGGTAATGTAAGGGTTAATTGTTTTGGCGGCTTTGAATACCGGACTCTCTCTTCCTGGGTGGAACGTCTTGATGAAGCAGAGCCGTTATTCTGCTACCTGGACTGGCTGATCAGAAAGGAATCCCTGGTGCATCCTCCGCTTGAACCCGGTGTGCTGAAGGCTTATTACCACGATGATAAAAAGGAGTTGTACCTTTATTCCGAACGGCTTTATTCAAGACTGACCGCAGGATTAAATTCAGAAAAAGAGAAGGAAATCATCAGCCGTTTTTTTGATTGGATTGAACATTTTTACAGTAAGTGA
- the mutS gene encoding DNA mismatch repair protein MutS, with translation MSKQMKTPMIQQYLKIKAEYKDAFLFFRLGDFYELFFEDAVKAAKELEITLTARGKGEDRIPMCGVPHHSCAGYISKLIDKGYKVAICEQTEDPAQAKGVVKREVVQLITPGTVMDGAAIQEKENNYLLSLSAFEEDRYGLAAVDLTTGELKVTSFYDGFTSVLHEAASYNPKEIVVASSFAEEKREQFSSLMNVTFSEEDDTALPGEMRELVDSLQDEELAVTVIRLLHYLYRTKKRSLDHIQSAVYYYAGDYMKLDVHSKRNLELTETIREKKKHGSLLWLLDETVTAMGGRLLKQWIERPLLDAKKIEERHTLVGDLIDRFFEREELKDQLRDVYDLERLAGKVAFGTVNARDLIQLKRSLARVPAIFDTALQLGSPYASRLVNEVDRCGPLRELLEASLQDDPPVSVTEGDMIKDGYNEQLDIYRDAMKNGRTWIAALEKNEREQTGIRSLKIGFNKVFGYYIEVTRSNLASLPDGRYERKQTLANAERFITPELKEKEALILEAEEKSGKLEYEIFLDLRKQVAVYISKLQELAKVLSTLDCLQSFAEVSEANHYVKPVMNTTGTVDIKDGRHPVVEKVIDQGEYVPNDISLDESREMLLITGPNMAGKSTYMRQLALCAVMAQCGCYVPADEAVLPVFDQIFTRIGAADDLAQGQSTFMVEMMETRHAVTRATDRSLILLDEIGRGTSTYDGMALAQAIMEYIHEHIGAKTLFSTHYHELTRLEAELPKLKNVHVSAAEEDGDVVFLHKVIDGAADRSYGIYVARLAQLPDQLITRANVILKELESGDLRGDQEQVLVTSGASEEHAGAEHEPGQLTLFDPGIIPESGKEADRRGKLAGAEIEAVKALKNLDTLHMTPFEAIQTLHELQKKLRN, from the coding sequence ATGTCGAAACAAATGAAAACCCCAATGATACAGCAATATCTAAAAATCAAGGCTGAATATAAGGATGCCTTTTTATTTTTCAGGCTCGGGGATTTTTACGAGCTGTTTTTCGAGGATGCCGTAAAAGCGGCAAAGGAACTTGAAATTACTCTTACGGCCCGTGGAAAAGGGGAGGACCGGATTCCCATGTGCGGGGTACCTCATCACTCATGCGCGGGCTACATATCAAAATTGATAGACAAGGGGTATAAGGTGGCCATCTGCGAGCAGACAGAGGACCCTGCCCAGGCGAAAGGTGTAGTCAAAAGGGAAGTGGTACAATTAATTACCCCTGGAACGGTGATGGACGGTGCGGCTATTCAGGAAAAGGAGAACAACTACCTTCTTTCCCTGTCGGCCTTTGAGGAGGACAGGTACGGCCTGGCAGCCGTGGACCTTACAACAGGAGAGCTTAAAGTGACGTCTTTTTACGACGGCTTTACCTCTGTCCTCCATGAGGCTGCCTCCTATAACCCGAAGGAGATTGTCGTAGCATCGTCGTTTGCGGAGGAAAAGCGCGAGCAGTTTTCGTCACTCATGAATGTCACCTTTTCAGAGGAAGACGACACCGCGCTCCCGGGTGAGATGCGCGAACTGGTAGACAGTCTTCAGGATGAGGAACTGGCCGTGACGGTAATCCGCCTGCTCCATTATCTGTATCGCACCAAAAAGCGCTCTCTCGATCATATTCAGTCTGCAGTCTATTATTATGCAGGCGATTATATGAAGCTTGACGTGCACTCGAAACGAAACCTGGAGCTTACCGAGACAATACGCGAAAAAAAGAAACACGGCTCCCTGTTATGGCTGCTTGATGAAACAGTAACGGCAATGGGGGGAAGACTTTTAAAGCAGTGGATCGAACGTCCCCTTCTCGATGCGAAAAAAATAGAAGAGCGTCACACTCTTGTCGGAGATCTTATTGACCGCTTCTTTGAGCGTGAGGAACTTAAGGACCAACTGCGCGATGTGTATGACCTGGAAAGACTCGCGGGCAAGGTGGCTTTCGGGACGGTAAATGCCAGGGACCTGATTCAGCTGAAACGTTCTCTTGCAAGAGTGCCGGCCATATTTGACACAGCCCTGCAGCTCGGCAGCCCTTACGCATCCCGCCTTGTAAATGAAGTGGACCGATGCGGCCCCCTTAGAGAGCTTCTTGAGGCAAGCCTTCAGGACGACCCTCCTGTTTCTGTTACAGAGGGGGATATGATTAAGGACGGGTACAATGAGCAGCTGGATATCTACCGCGATGCGATGAAGAACGGCAGAACCTGGATCGCGGCTCTTGAAAAAAACGAACGGGAACAGACGGGAATCCGCTCTCTCAAAATTGGATTTAATAAGGTGTTCGGCTACTACATTGAGGTGACCCGCTCCAATCTGGCCTCACTTCCTGATGGCCGTTACGAGCGTAAGCAGACACTTGCCAATGCCGAGCGGTTTATTACACCTGAACTGAAAGAAAAAGAGGCGCTCATTCTTGAAGCAGAGGAAAAGAGCGGCAAGCTGGAATACGAGATTTTCCTGGATTTGAGAAAACAGGTTGCCGTCTATATTTCGAAACTGCAGGAACTGGCAAAAGTGCTAAGCACGCTGGACTGCCTGCAGAGCTTTGCCGAGGTTAGTGAAGCCAACCACTATGTTAAGCCGGTGATGAACACCACTGGAACGGTAGATATCAAAGACGGCCGTCACCCCGTTGTGGAAAAAGTGATTGATCAGGGAGAGTACGTACCAAACGATATCTCCCTTGATGAAAGCCGCGAGATGCTGCTGATAACCGGACCGAATATGGCAGGTAAAAGCACCTACATGCGTCAGCTTGCATTGTGTGCCGTCATGGCACAGTGCGGATGCTATGTTCCGGCAGATGAGGCAGTACTCCCTGTCTTTGATCAGATATTCACCCGGATCGGCGCGGCTGATGATCTGGCTCAGGGGCAGAGCACGTTTATGGTGGAAATGATGGAAACAAGACACGCGGTCACAAGAGCGACGGACCGGAGTCTGATTCTTCTTGATGAAATTGGCCGGGGCACATCCACTTATGACGGCATGGCACTAGCCCAGGCCATCATGGAGTATATCCATGAGCATATTGGAGCGAAAACCCTTTTTTCCACCCACTATCACGAACTTACACGTCTGGAGGCAGAACTGCCAAAGCTGAAAAATGTTCATGTCTCTGCAGCTGAGGAAGACGGCGATGTGGTCTTTCTTCATAAGGTGATAGATGGGGCGGCAGATCGCAGTTACGGCATTTACGTGGCGCGCCTTGCACAGCTGCCGGACCAATTAATCACCCGTGCAAATGTGATTTTAAAGGAGCTGGAAAGCGGTGATCTCCGTGGAGACCAGGAGCAGGTCCTTGTCACATCCGGAGCAAGTGAAGAACATGCCGGCGCGGAGCATGAACCGGGGCAGCTAACCCTGTTTGATCCGGGCATCATACCGGAATCCGGAAAAGAAGCGGACCGCAGAGGCAAACTTGCCGGAGCTGAAATAGAAGCAGTAAAGGCTCTGAAGAATCTGGACACGCTTCATATGACACCGTTTGAAGCTATTCAGACGCTTCATGAGCTTCAGAAAAAACTCAGGAATTAA
- the mutL gene encoding DNA mismatch repair endonuclease MutL, with translation MGIIRKLDDHLSNKIAAGEVVERPSSVVKELVENAIDAKSNRIRVDLEEGGLSSIRVLDNGSGMEADDVETAFYRHATSKIKNDRDLFRITSLGFRGEALPSIASVSRLTLKTSTGERDGSQIIIEGGKAGSVTTSAARKGTEVIVEDIFFNTPARLKYLRTIHTELGHTTDAINRLALAHPDIAFELFHNGKELVKTNGSGDRLRVIAAIYGRDMAKKMLKIERRSLDFSIEGYIAKPEVTRSNRSYISLLINGRFVKNYAISRAIHEGYHTLLPIGRHPVVVLNITMDPILIDVNVHPSKLEVRLSKEQELTALITETIRERFRKTSLIPEVKAAVQQKKQKTEQTELSFGSHATAEKMEDAPAEAGVSSQGEIDSYKSRDRSPEAKSSVYGGDRQYVKETISETSQETSLKAESSVPYTKEIPDAAKVKREREESEKLSGEEASGTGAVIPTLYPIGQLHGTYILAQNDDGLFIIDQHAAQERIKYEYFREQVGKTDNRNQDLLVPVTFTFTQKEENAVLDRSEELASVGIRLESFGPRTYLVRSHPVWFPKGEEEALIREMIDLATDGKALNVAKMREEAAILMSCKAAIKANRYLRQDEMYKLLETLRACEEPYTCPHGRPVLLRFTKYEMERMFKRVM, from the coding sequence GTGGGCATAATCAGGAAGCTTGACGACCATTTATCCAATAAAATTGCTGCCGGGGAAGTGGTGGAACGGCCCTCCTCTGTTGTGAAGGAACTGGTTGAAAACGCGATCGATGCGAAAAGTAACAGGATCAGAGTCGACCTTGAAGAAGGGGGCCTCTCCTCCATCCGGGTTCTTGATAACGGGAGCGGCATGGAAGCGGATGATGTGGAAACCGCTTTTTACCGCCACGCCACGAGTAAAATAAAAAACGACAGAGATTTGTTCAGGATCACCTCCCTAGGTTTCAGAGGGGAAGCGCTCCCCAGTATTGCCTCAGTAAGCCGTCTGACACTAAAGACGAGCACAGGAGAGAGAGACGGAAGCCAGATCATAATAGAAGGCGGCAAAGCCGGGAGTGTCACGACATCGGCAGCGAGAAAAGGGACGGAGGTTATTGTGGAGGATATCTTCTTTAATACTCCTGCCCGGCTGAAATACCTGCGGACCATTCATACGGAACTCGGTCACACGACTGACGCCATTAACCGTCTCGCTCTCGCCCACCCGGACATTGCCTTTGAACTTTTTCATAACGGGAAAGAACTGGTTAAAACGAACGGCTCCGGGGACAGGCTCCGTGTGATTGCAGCGATCTACGGCAGGGACATGGCAAAAAAAATGCTGAAAATCGAACGCCGATCTCTCGATTTTTCAATCGAAGGCTACATTGCAAAGCCGGAAGTGACACGCTCTAACCGGTCCTATATCTCTCTCTTGATTAACGGGCGTTTCGTCAAAAATTATGCTATTTCCAGAGCTATTCACGAAGGCTATCATACCCTTCTGCCGATCGGCAGACATCCCGTTGTGGTGCTGAACATCACAATGGATCCAATCTTGATCGATGTGAACGTTCATCCTTCAAAACTCGAAGTGCGACTTAGTAAAGAACAGGAACTCACAGCCCTGATAACCGAAACAATCAGAGAGCGGTTCAGGAAAACATCTTTGATCCCGGAAGTTAAAGCAGCTGTTCAGCAGAAGAAGCAGAAAACAGAGCAGACTGAACTTTCGTTTGGCAGCCACGCAACTGCTGAGAAGATGGAGGATGCCCCAGCGGAAGCAGGGGTGTCTTCCCAGGGGGAAATCGATTCGTATAAAAGCCGGGACCGCTCACCGGAGGCAAAAAGCAGTGTTTACGGCGGGGATCGTCAGTATGTGAAAGAGACAATCTCAGAGACTTCTCAGGAGACCTCTTTGAAAGCTGAAAGCAGCGTACCTTATACAAAAGAAATTCCAGACGCCGCTAAAGTGAAGAGAGAAAGGGAGGAGTCTGAAAAACTGTCCGGTGAAGAGGCATCTGGTACCGGGGCGGTGATCCCGACGCTTTACCCGATCGGGCAGCTGCACGGCACCTATATTCTTGCCCAGAATGACGATGGGCTCTTTATAATTGATCAGCACGCCGCCCAGGAGCGAATCAAATATGAGTATTTCAGAGAGCAGGTCGGAAAAACAGACAACAGGAATCAGGACCTTCTCGTGCCAGTCACCTTCACCTTTACACAGAAAGAAGAAAACGCTGTACTTGACCGGTCGGAGGAACTTGCCTCAGTGGGAATCAGGCTGGAGAGCTTCGGACCGAGGACGTACCTTGTCAGAAGCCACCCTGTCTGGTTTCCAAAAGGAGAAGAAGAGGCACTAATCAGGGAAATGATTGATCTTGCCACAGATGGGAAGGCACTTAATGTGGCAAAAATGAGAGAAGAAGCTGCCATCTTAATGTCGTGTAAAGCGGCGATTAAAGCCAACCGCTATCTTAGACAGGATGAAATGTACAAGCTTCTGGAAACTCTTCGTGCATGTGAGGAGCCCTATACGTGTCCCCACGGCAGGCCGGTTCTTCTCAGGTTTACAAAATATGAAATGGAACGGATGTTTAAGCGGGTGATGTAA